One Capsicum annuum cultivar UCD-10X-F1 chromosome 2, UCD10Xv1.1, whole genome shotgun sequence genomic window carries:
- the LOC107858680 gene encoding uncharacterized protein LOC107858680: MQKLSLSIMKLDKSRLMMEVNYMLSYGAAEPSLSLLQRYNILGMLLPFHAAHLAQQSNKHLDQLVTCGRPSHDSLWVALLAFHLALIANPQEAYVVLTIAERKASNVSVKCPNI, translated from the exons ATGCAAAAACTCTCATTGTCCATAATGAAATTGGACAAG TCTAGATTAATGATGGAAGTCAACTATATGCTGTCTTACGGAGCTGCAGAGCCTTCTCTTTCTTTACTTCAGAGATACAACATCCTTGGAATGCTGCTACCATTTCAT GCGGCACACCTTGCTCAACAGTCTAACAAACA TTTGGATCAGTTAGTCACCTGTGGCCGACCTTCTCATGATAGTTTGTG GGTTGCACTCTTGGCATTTCATCTAGCACTAATAGCTAATCCGCAAGAGGCATATGTCGTCTTGACCATTGCTGAAAGAAAAGCATCAAATGTATCTGTGAAATGTCCTAATATTTAA